The Obesumbacterium proteus DNA window TCGGCAAGCGCTGAACATAGGCGGCGTTGCTGATGGCATGTTTGCGGTATTTGGCAAAATGGCTGCGCAGTTCGTCTAGTGCATTAATTACACGCTCGCGCTCGGAGTCATTCAGCTCAGACAAGCGCATTAGTGGGTGGTGTTTTTTTAGACCGGCATGAAAGCACACTGTCGAGCGATAGCGTTCTGGCATGGCATCATAAAACTGGCAGCTTTCTTCCCAGCGCGAGCTGGCGAAGTGTTTGCCGATAAGTGAACGTAGACGGATCGGTATGGTGTGTACGTGTTCAGAACTCAATGCTAGGCGTAGGGTCATCATGCTGCCTCCATCAGAATTAGAATATTTCATTGTTGTCCCTGTTATTCAAAAAGTGGCAGGTAGCTAATACTTTGCCAATCAAGAATTCACAAATATGAATTTAATGATTAACCAACGTGCTTAGCTCAGCTTCTTTCAGTAATGCCAGCATGTTGATTAAAACGCGTTCTGCTTTACCATTTTTAGGGCGAATAGGCAGTTTCCCTAGATGGATCCAGTTATAGCAGGTACCAATCGGTAACCCGGTCAATCGAGAAAACTCCTCAACGGTGACAAATGGAGTCGTTAGAGATATTGAAAGTGGCATTTGCGTAAGGCATTCTGTCCTATGGATTAAGTAATGTTGTAGATAGCTTTTAAATTCATATTTGCCATTTAAGCTACCTCCATCATTTCATATTGTCAATTTTTAGTTGGGATTTTGAGAAATGAAATTTCAAGGTGGCGAAAGCGCGGTTCAGCGCCTAATGCAGGCTTATGGCTTCACGATGAAGAAGCAGTTAGGTGATCATCTAGGAGCGGGGACTGGGACGATTAGCACTTGGGTTAAAAGAGATTATTTCCCAGGTGAGGCGATTGTGAAATGTGCGTTAGAGACAGGAGCCTCTTTGGAGTGGCTTGCCACCGGAGAAAATGGATATGATGCTAAATCAATTTCACCGGGCAAAAAAAATATCCTAAGTGTTCCGAAAAAAATCCTAAAGAAGGGGATACTCGAAGACTGTGGTACTTATTTCCTTGATCTGGACTCGATAGACCGCACGGTTGTAGATCCCATTTATATTGTAAAAGATGAAATATCTTGGTTGTTTGATAAAAAATTGAGCAAGTTATTGATGGGACATGGCTGCTTAAAAAAGGTGACGTCGTCGAAGTTTCAGACATGAAAATTTTACCGCGTGATGAGCTTCTGATTAAAGATATCGTCTGGCCAAAAGATGACATCGATATCCTCGGTATGCTTATTTTTACACAGATTAATGAAACCTAAATATTGATTACTGTTTTTATATACAGTAAAAACTCTTTATGACCACGTGATGGAGTAAAGAGTGACTGTACGTAAATCTTCAAATGGCAAATGGATCTGTGAAACTTACCCTGAAGGCCGACAAGGAAAGCGGATTAGAAAGCAGTTTGCTACTAAAGGCGAGGCGCTCTCGTATGAGCGTCAGCTTAAGCTGTATTCTATCAGCGTTGATACATCAGATGCAGAGAACAGCGGCCAGACACTATCAACGTTAGCTCAGCGATGGTACGACATGCATGGTCGTTCTTTAGCTGATGGTGAAGCACGTTTGCGTAAGTTAGAGCAGCTATGCGGAAGTCTTGGTGATCCGATTGCTAGTATGTTTACCAAGTCTGACTTTGCAGAGTATCGTAAACAGCGCTTAAGCGGTAAGTTTGGCCGATTTACCAAACCGGTAAAAGAGTCGACGATCAACCGTGAACATTCGTATCTCAATGCGGTATTTAATGAGCTCAAGAGGCTAGGTGAATGGCAGGGGGATAATCCGCTTGATGGCGTTCGCCAGTTTAAAGAGAGTGAAAACGAGTTAGCTTTTCTTTACCAGGATGATATTGAGCACCTGCTAGGTATTTGCGATCAGTCTGCGAATGCTGACCTGGGTAATGTGGTTCGGATTTGTTTGGCTACCGGCTCCCGTTGGAGTGAAGCTGAAGGGCTGAAACAATCACAAGTTGTTCCGCACCGTATCACCTATATCAATACTAAGGGAAAACGGAACCGCACAATTCCAATATCTGAGTCGCTTTATAACCGACTACCGAAGAAACGTGGGGCACTGTTTTCTTCATCCTATGACGCATTTCGTCGTGCTTTAAAGCAAGCAGATATCGAGTTACCTGAGGGGCAGTTAACCCACGTACTACGACATACCTTCGCAAGTCATTTTATGATGAATGGAGGTAATATCTTGGTGCTAAAAGAGATACTGGGGCATACCTCCATACAGATGACAATGCGGTATGCGCACTTTGCACCGGATCATCTTGATGCTGCGGTGCAGTTGAATCCGTATGACAGATTGCGTTAGGCATCATTGGTTATGCCCCAACAACGCGAATATATTTTAGTATGGGCTTAAAGTCCTATTTAGAGGGTGAGAAATTGGCAAATTCATTGAGTGGAAAACTAGCTATAGAGCATGGTTTTGAAGAAATTCCTGATAAGGATGCCTACCTTGGTTTCGTCTATATTAAAGATGAAAAAAATGGATTCACGAGATTGATGCTCTGAAAAAAAAACTGCTTGTTTCAACCGATGCTCAATTGGTTGAATTGGGGTATGACGTTGAAATGTACCGTTCTATAACGGGAACGCGCTCAGAAGCCAACGAGATGGAAGAGCTTTATAGAGATCTTTCTGTGAATGATGGAGAAAAAGTATACCTGTCTGATGGGATGTATCTTTATCCAGATGGCTCTATCAGGTAAAAGGAAGACAATGAATAGCTATCTGCCTACAACGAGGCTAATGGATAATGTATAAATTCGTAATTTTGTGGGTCTTTCAGTGGCGGCATAAACGCAGCTAACAAAAACATTCAACAATATTCAGAATGCATCATTGCTTTTATAACAGTAACTTATTGATTTATCTAAACCTATTCAGGTTTTTAAAATCCCTCGGCTGTAAGGCTGTACGAGTTCAAGTCTCGTCCCGTATGCCAAGGAAATTTACTGGAATAATCAAAGCAATAAAGCAGTGTCGTGGCCGCCGAGAGGCGGTTTTTTTGTGTCTAAAATCCGCCTTTTCTAATATGATTTTCCTCTAGCATCACACAAAAGCAGGAATGTCTTAGAAATTTATTGCCCGCCAACTACCGGCACAATCTCAATTTTACGATCGTAGCGTGCAGTTTGTGATGTGGTTTTATGTCCTGAAATTTTTTTCTTATCAGAAATATACTCCTCCAGATCCGAAATTCCCTTTGCTTTTAGAACATGAAAAATAAAATCAAAAGCCAGCTCAGAAAATGCATTTTTTGCCGCCTATCGTGCTTTTTACCAACGACGATTAAATCCATCGCGAGTATAGCGTTGTCTATGTTGCTGGCGGGGTTGGTGCCGATATTGTGGTCCATGCCGTAGAAGTTTATCCGGCTGAATGCTGTAGTGTGGTAGCGTAAGAATCACGCATGGAGCGTTACTTTACCTGCCATAATATTGCAGAAAATCCAATGGAACAGTTTCATTTATCTCCGGAGGATTATATAGCAGCTGAGGAGTGGAGAGCCATAACGGGGATTGTTCGTCGCCACTCTGAAGCTTAGATAAGGAGCCGTGTGATGCGATGGTGATACCGTGGCATATCGCGTGTTACTTCCTGTAAAGGCATGGCATTGTGCTTAATGAGATTATCCATTGTGGGAGTCGGGCCGGTATTCTGTTAGATGATGGCATGTTATTACATCATATGTACGGCGTGGTGAGTCAGCGTGTTCCTTATGGTGGATGTTGGCGTGAAAGAACAGTCAAAATTCTAAGACATATATACCTGCCGTGATCTATCAATATATTACATTGTAGATAGATAATTCTTAGTTAATTAACTAAGAATATTAAATGACATAACTAATTACATTTGCTAATATCCGCCGCCATTGATAAGTAATACAAATAATGGCCGTAATGATGAAAAAACTAGCAGTACTATCTTTGGTATCTATGCTCTTTTTAAGTGGATGCGCAACAATTGTTGGTGACAACTCCCAACTAGTTCAGGTTAATAGCGATCCCAGTGGCGTTGACTTTCAAGTCAAGGATGATAGTGGTCGAGTAGTTGCACAAGGCAAAACTCCTCAGGGAGTTATGTTAGCAAAGTCTGATGGAAGTTATTTTGGAAAGAAAAACTATCAAATTACCTTCTCTAAGGCTGATTTTCAGCCAGTGACATTACCAATTAAAGCTAGTGCTAATGGATGGTATATTGGCGGTAATATTTTGTTTGGCGGATTAATTGGATGGTTGGTAGTCGATCCGTTTAACGGTGGAATGTATTCGCTATCTCCAAAAGAAACGAATGCTATGTTGGCACCTGTGGCAAAATAAAATACTTATTTAATAGGTAAGTCTTGTCCAACAAGATAAATTAACTAATTAACAAAAAAGCTCGCGAATGCGAGCTTTTTTATTTGAAGAGCATATGAGTTCTGTTTCTATCAAGATTAGGACGCTTTGCTTTCACGGACCATTAGTTACTGAGTTTGGACTGGCGGTTAAATATCGAGCCAACGGCGCTACAAAGGTGATTAGTACGGCGAAAAATCTGTTACCCAGCCTTGAGCATTATATGTTGGCAGTGGATAAGTGCGGGTTAACCTTTGCGGTATTTGTTGGAAAAAGAAACATCAAAGAGGATGAACTAGAACTGACGTCAGGCTCTGGCGATAGCGTCTGAGAGAAGCTCATCGATACAACAATCAACATGAGTGCCGCAACATCTGCTCAGGCGGCTAAAACGTCTGAAGTGGAGACGATTACGGTTGTCATAATCGGCATGATGTCTCGAACTGCTTAATAGTGGATAGCAGGATTTTATCAGCCAGATGAGATTGGCTCAGTTGGCAGAGTTTGGCGGTAAAGCGCCAACGCGAGTGCGTTTTCGTTGGGAGGATGATGGCAATGGGCACTTATCTCCGAAAGGCTGTCGCACACCAACGGAAAGCGGTTTATCCGAAGTACCCGTGCGTGGCAAGACCGCTATGAGCGAGAAACAGACGTCATTGCTCCCGCCCATACGGCACTGAGATGTCAATATTAGACGTGGTGATTCAGTTCGCCGTAGTATAAATTTAGGATTCAATTTCAGATAATTAGGGAAGCAGACATGTTGCAGAATTTACCGGGAATTGAAGTCTTATTTGTCGCAGGGTTTGGCCCCATCTCGCAGAATACTGAATCTAGCTCCGAATTTTATGTGCAGGTACTCGGTCTACCGCTTAAGCCAATGGAAGGTAACGGCGATTACCTGCTATCGGAAGAGTCTATGCTGAAGGGCGTTAAGCATTTTGCCGTCTGGCCGTTATCACAGGCCGCAAATTCATGTTTTGGTGCTGACCAGTGGCCAACCGAATA harbors:
- a CDS encoding helix-turn-helix transcriptional regulator is translated as MKFQGGESAVQRLMQAYGFTMKKQLGDHLGAGTGTISTWVKRDYFPGEAIVKCALETGASLEWLATGENGYDAKSISPGKKNILSVPKKILKKGILEDCGTYFLDLDSIDRTVVDPIYIVKDEISWLFDKKLSKLLMGHGCLKKVTSSKFQT
- a CDS encoding tyrosine-type recombinase/integrase; the encoded protein is MTVRKSSNGKWICETYPEGRQGKRIRKQFATKGEALSYERQLKLYSISVDTSDAENSGQTLSTLAQRWYDMHGRSLADGEARLRKLEQLCGSLGDPIASMFTKSDFAEYRKQRLSGKFGRFTKPVKESTINREHSYLNAVFNELKRLGEWQGDNPLDGVRQFKESENELAFLYQDDIEHLLGICDQSANADLGNVVRICLATGSRWSEAEGLKQSQVVPHRITYINTKGKRNRTIPISESLYNRLPKKRGALFSSSYDAFRRALKQADIELPEGQLTHVLRHTFASHFMMNGGNILVLKEILGHTSIQMTMRYAHFAPDHLDAAVQLNPYDRLR
- a CDS encoding S-type pyocin domain-containing protein — protein: MRLAQLAEFGGKAPTRVRFRWEDDGNGHLSPKGCRTPTESGLSEVPVRGKTAMSEKQTSLLPPIRH
- a CDS encoding glyoxalase/bleomycin resistance/dioxygenase family protein: MLQNLPGIEVLFVAGFGPISQNTESSSEFYVQVLGLPLKPMEGNGDYLLSEESMLKGVKHFAVWPLSQAANSCFGADQWPTEYPIPQGWIEYEVQDLASATRILSEKGYRLLVANRMEPWGQTVTRLLSPEGLLTGLTITPWLRG